From a single Papaver somniferum cultivar HN1 unplaced genomic scaffold, ASM357369v1 unplaced-scaffold_19, whole genome shotgun sequence genomic region:
- the LOC113338455 gene encoding uncharacterized protein LOC113338455 has translation MKTLLSQLVALCLLVKQLKKSKRRVRPKYKKSILTGKDFTQDLLEGNPRNMYNLLRMTKAPFIQLCNEFRAKGLLEDSKYLEVEEKMAMFLYTIGHNCRNRVILYHFQHSGETVSKYFHEVLTAMKKWSAEVLVPPPNVFDKPAITKRNKRLREGAFKGDVGALDGTLISASIPVEKQTPYRGRGRGECSQNVLAICDWDMYFLYVVVGWEGTAHDSRVLTEAVRDPSFKFPLPPPEKYYLCDAAYSHTQGFMCPYRNIRYWIGDYRRVPPTTKEEKFNQAHARLRNVIERAFGVLKVRFPVLSKMPSYSFETQRDIVIACMSIHNFLRRNALDDWLFKEYENETFDMNETQVEVEVEAETEQNAPRLFGRQEQIYMNNLRDEIASLL, from the exons ATGAAGACCTTACTATCTCAACTGGTAGCTTTATGTTTGTTAGTGAAGCAACTTAAAAAGTCTAAGCGGCGTGTACGCCCGAAGTACAAGAAGTCAATTTTAACGGGAAAGGATTTCACCCAAGATCTGTTAGAAGGAAATCCGAGGAATATGTACAACCTATTGAGAATGACTAAGGCTCCTTTTATTCAATTATGCAATGAATTCCGAGCCAAAGGACTTTTAGAGGATAGCAAGTATTTAGAAGTAGAGGAGAAGATGGCAATGTTTCTATACACAATCGGGCACAATTGTAGGAATCGTGTAATTTTATATCACTTTCAACATTCAGGTGAAACAGTTAGCAAGTATTTTCATGAAGTGTTGACTGCTATGAAGAAATGGTCTGCTGAAGTCCTAGTTCCTCCACCAAATGTATTTGATAAGCCAGCTATAACAAAAAGGAATAAACGTCTTAGAGAAGGTGCTTTCAAAGGTGATGTTGGTGCATTGGATGGCACTCTAATTAGTGCCAGCATTCCAGTCGAGAAGCAAACACCGTATAGAGGAAGGGGAAGAGGAGAATGTAGCCAAAACGTGCTTGCGATATGTGATTGGGATATGTACTTTTTGTATGTAGTGGTTGGATGGGAAGGCACTGCTCATGACTCGAGAGTGTTGACTGAGGCAGTGCGTGATCCATCTTTCAAGTTTCCTCTACCTCCACCAG AAAAATACTATCTATGTGATGCTGCGTACTCTCATACACAGGGGTTTATGTGTCCGTATCGCAACATAAGGTATTGGATAGGCGATTATCGAAGAGTACctccaacaacaaaagaagagaaGTTTAATCAAGCCCATGCTCGATTGAGGAATGTGATTGAGAGAGCATTCGGGGTATTGAAAGTAAGATTTCCCGTCTTAAGTAAAATGCCTTCTTACTCATTTGAGACTCAAAGAGATATCGTCATTGCTTGCATGTCAATACATAACTTTCTACGTCGTAATGCATTGGATGATTGGCTATTTAAAGAATATGAGAATGAGACATTTGATATGAATGAGACACAGGTGGAAGTCGAAGTGGAAGCGGAAACGGAACAAAATGCACCTCGTCTGTTTGGACGACAAGAGCAGatatatatgaacaacttacgtGATGAAATAGCTAgcctcctttag
- the LOC113338314 gene encoding uncharacterized protein LOC113338314: MEPPCSAGTSTTNGSDSRISLGKEQNHEDDNEVDSSLNAKGSGRKRKKEMDEASSDLLTEKVCSIVTSMEAHLQHKKLALEKDNAAEFMKALDNLLETDCITMDEYLSISLKASEMPGWQKLFVSLKSDELRVAFAHKILEER; this comes from the coding sequence ATGGAACCTCCTTGTTCAGCTGGAACTTCTACAACTAATGGATCTGATTCCCGAATAAGTCTTGGAAAAGAACAAAATCATGAGGATGATAACGAGGTTGATTCTAGTCTCAATGCAAAGGGGAgtggaaggaaaagaaagaaggaaATGGACGAAGCCTCAAGTGATttattaactgaaaaagtttgttcTATTGTCACATCAATGGAGGCTCATCTTCAACATAAAAAACTTGCTCTAGAAAAGGATAACGCAGCAGAATTCATGAAAGCTCTAGATAATCTACTTGAGACTGATTGCATCACAATGGATGAGTATTTGAGCATTAGTCTAAAAGCTTCAGAGATGCCTGGTTGGCAGAAATTGTTTGTCAGTTTGAAAAGCGATGAGCTTCGTGTTGCCTTTGCACACAAAATTTTAGAAGAACGTTGA